From the Achromobacter xylosoxidans A8 genome, the window CGCGGGCGCCCGTGCGGGTGCGCTTGGGGGCGTCTTCGGCATGGGCGTCGCGCGCCGTTTTCTTGATCGTCAGCGTCTTGCGCGGACGGTCCTGTTCATCAGAGGACATACGAATCCTGGCGAATGTGCAGAGGTAGGGGGTATCAGAAGGGTTTGACGACGACCAGCGCCACCACCACCAAGAGCAGCAAGACGGGAACTTCGTTGAACCAGCGATAGAACTTGTGCGAACGGGTGTTTTTGCCCTGTTCGAATTTGCGCAGCATCAGGCCACAGGCGTGATGGTAGCCGATGACGAGCAGGACGAAAAAGAGCTTGGCGTGCATCCAGCCGTTGCCGGGGCCGACGCCGATGCCATAGCCCAGGTACAGCCACATGCCGAACACGACGGCGACCACGGCCAGGATGGTGGTGAAGCGATACAGGCGGCGCGCCATGCCCAGCAGGGTGGTCTGGACCGTGGCGTCCGATTGCTGGGCCAGGTTCACGAATATGCGCGGCAGGTAGAACAGGCCGGCAAACCAGGAAGCGATGAAGACGATGTGAAAGGTCTTGACCCAAAGCATGGCCATGGTGCGATCCAGTCGAGGAAAGCCGCATTGTAAGCTGCGCCACCCTGCGCCCAGGACCTGGGTAAAGCCCCGCGGACGGGGCTTTGCGGGGCGGCGGCTCAGATCACGTACAGATCGACGTACTCGTGCACCGGCATGGCTTCCAGCCGCTTCTGCTCCAGCGAGGCCTGCAGGATGCGGTCCTGCTGGCGGGCGGGGAACATGCGCGCCAGGTTGGTGCGGAACTTGGCCTCCAGCAGCGGTATGCCTTCGGCGCGGCGGCGCTTGTGGCCGATGGGATACTCGCAGACGATTTCGTCCAGCCGGGTGCCGTCCTTGAATTCCACCGTCAGCGCATTGGCGATCGAACGCTTGTCGGGGTCGTGATAGTCGCGGGTGTAGACGGGGTCTTCGACGCAGACGATCTTGTCGCGCAGCGCGTCGATGCGGGGATCCTGCGCCACCGCGTCCTCGTAGTCGGCTGCGGTCAGGCGGCCGTACAGCGTCGGCACCGCCACCATGTACTGGATGCAGTGGTCCCGGTCAGCCGGGTTCGCGAGCGGGCCCTTCTTGTCGATGATGCGGATGCAGGCCTCGTGTGTGCGGATCGTGATTTTCGCGATGTCGTCGGCGCTCTTGCCGGCGGCTTTCAGGCGGCTGTGGAGCTCCATGGCGCATTCGACGGCGGTTTGCGCGTGGAACTCGGCCGGGAACGAGATCTTGAACAGCACGTTTTCCATCACGTAGCTGCCATAGGGCCGCTGGAACCTGAACGGCTGGCCCTTGAACAGCACATCGTAAAAGCCCCAGGTCTTGGCCGTGAGCACGGACGGGTAGCCCATTTCGCCGGTCTTGGCGATCAGCGCCAGGCGCACGGCGCGGCTGGTGGCGTCGCCTGCGGCCCAGCTCTTCCTGCTGCCGGTGTTGGGTGCGTGGCGATAGGTGCGCAGGCTTTGGCCGTCGACCCAGGCCAGCGATACCGCGTTGATTACTTCCTCGCGGCTCAGGCCCAGCATCTGCGCCACCACGGCGGTGGAGGCCACCTTGACCAGCACCACGTGGTCCAGGCCGACTTTGTTGAAGGAGTTCTCCAGCGCGATGCAGCCCTGGATCTCATGCGCCTTGATCATGCCGGTCAGCACGTCGCGCATCAGCAAGGGCGGCTTGCCCGCCGCGACCGCGGTGCGGGACAGCCAGTCGGCGGTGGCCAGGATGCCGCCCAGGTTGTCGGACGGGTGGCCCCATTCGGCGGCCAGCCAGGTGTCATTGAAGTCCAGCCAGCGGATCATCGTGCCGATGTTGAACGCGGCT encodes:
- a CDS encoding CopD family protein → MAMLWVKTFHIVFIASWFAGLFYLPRIFVNLAQQSDATVQTTLLGMARRLYRFTTILAVVAVVFGMWLYLGYGIGVGPGNGWMHAKLFFVLLVIGYHHACGLMLRKFEQGKNTRSHKFYRWFNEVPVLLLLVVVALVVVKPF
- a CDS encoding bifunctional 2-methylcitrate dehydratase/aconitate hydratase is translated as MSAPFSNVRPDPDQVLVDIADYVLKYEIQSGLAYETARNCLIDTLGCGLEALEYPACKKLLGPIVPGTTVPHGAKVPGTQFQLDPVQAAFNIGTMIRWLDFNDTWLAAEWGHPSDNLGGILATADWLSRTAVAAGKPPLLMRDVLTGMIKAHEIQGCIALENSFNKVGLDHVVLVKVASTAVVAQMLGLSREEVINAVSLAWVDGQSLRTYRHAPNTGSRKSWAAGDATSRAVRLALIAKTGEMGYPSVLTAKTWGFYDVLFKGQPFRFQRPYGSYVMENVLFKISFPAEFHAQTAVECAMELHSRLKAAGKSADDIAKITIRTHEACIRIIDKKGPLANPADRDHCIQYMVAVPTLYGRLTAADYEDAVAQDPRIDALRDKIVCVEDPVYTRDYHDPDKRSIANALTVEFKDGTRLDEIVCEYPIGHKRRRAEGIPLLEAKFRTNLARMFPARQQDRILQASLEQKRLEAMPVHEYVDLYVI